A stretch of the Malus domestica chromosome 08, GDT2T_hap1 genome encodes the following:
- the LOC103440764 gene encoding NDR1/HIN1-like protein 13, whose protein sequence is MTDRVYPSSKPNANGGAAAAPAAPAAATTAGTTANPPSTKPQLRQPYRPKPQYHNRHHRRSSRNLCCCCCFWSFLILIAVALLAAIAGAAVYILYRPHRPEFTLTSVRIAKLNLTTTADFSTSHLATLFNLTLTSENPNNHLTFSYDPFTLLLSTTRDVQVANGSIPAFTSATKNSTFFRSVLSTSQDLDVESVKSLRSDLRKQSGVALRLQIDTEVKLSMGKLRSKKVGIRVTCEGIKGVVPKGKTPSVASVSNSKCNVDLRIKIWKWTF, encoded by the coding sequence ATGACAGACCGAGTCTACCCATCTTCCAAACCCAATGCCAACGGCGGCGCCGCCGCAGCACCCGCCGCACCCGCCGCCGCAACAACCGCCGGTACCACAGCCAACCCACCAAGTACCAAACCCCAACTCAGACAGCCATACCGCCCGAAACCCCAGTACCACAACCGTCACCACCGCCGGAGCAGCCGCAATTTATGCTGTTGCTGCTGCTTCTGGTCCTTCCTCATCCTCATAGCCGTCGCCCTCCTCGCCGCCATAGCTGGCGCCGCGGTCTACATCCTCTACCGCCCCCACCGCCCCGAGTTCACCCTCACGTCCGTCCGCATTGCGAAGCTCAACCTCACCACCACCGCCGACTTCTCGACATCCCACCTCGCCACCCTCTTCAACCTCACCCTCACCTCCGAAAACCCCAACAACCACCTCACCTTCTCCTACGATCCCTTCACTCTCTTACTCTCCACCACCAGAGACGTCCAAGTCGCAAACGGGTCGATCCCGGCGTTCACGAGCGCCACGAAGAACAGCACCTTCTTCCGCTCCGTACTGTCAACGTCGCAGGATCTCGACGTCGAGTCGGTGAAGTCGCTTAGATCGGATCTGAGGAAGCAGAGCGGGGTGGCGCTGAGGCTGCAGATAGACACCGAAGTGAAGCTGTCGATGGGGAAGCTGAGGAGCAAGAAGGTGGGGATTAGGGTTACGTGTGAAGGAATCAAAGGGGTTGTACCAAAAGGTAAGACACCGTCGGTGGCTTCCGTTTCCAACTCCAAGTGCAACGTTGATCTTCGGATCAAGATCTGGAAATGGACCTTTTAa